The Caldisericaceae bacterium genome contains a region encoding:
- a CDS encoding APC family permease: protein MDEESVIFTRKASGLVRELNWWDVLLFTIAGPAASGMTYYTVKVPGLYPGGNMTLAFLVGLLVWLPPVVILAILSASFPRSGSLYVVISRVLHPLLGFIPNWSYVMGGGAALAVGFLNYLGLIPLASSIQIAGIVSKNASLITLGEGLADPMTRLWIALAITILMWIVELLGIDKLKWVLRLIIYIPLVITGIAIVIFFIKSGDSSFNVIFGANAYQSVHELATKLNIKDSFLSPGQAMQGMLLSVLWAYTAVEAVSYVGSEVKTPRLSYMRGMILGLLAVGLLYILNAVAVYRSFGYDFITEYSWLYYNHFDELKAALGTTPPAPSIPFYAAIIGKNTAFSIILGIGYFLWYINTSMIIWMAAVRGIFAMAFDRMLPLKLTEIGPLGSPTWANHLVGIVAIIGVFIGLGDSLGVGLSSAMLALEDFTCLLFIWPLGLAAMFLPFARPDLYEKSIFQYKLGKIPVISILGAITFAIGWWMMLNVTTEQNILAMVLTTLLILVGLLFVLFMWWKNREEGVDPNKIFKEIPPA from the coding sequence GCTTCTGGATTAGTAAGAGAGTTAAACTGGTGGGATGTCCTACTCTTTACTATTGCAGGACCTGCCGCATCAGGGATGACTTACTACACAGTGAAAGTTCCAGGGCTTTACCCTGGCGGTAACATGACGCTTGCATTCTTAGTTGGGCTTTTAGTTTGGCTTCCCCCTGTAGTCATTCTTGCAATTCTTTCTGCATCTTTTCCAAGAAGTGGTTCTCTTTATGTTGTAATTTCAAGGGTTTTACATCCTCTTCTTGGTTTTATCCCAAATTGGTCTTATGTTATGGGTGGTGGTGCAGCGCTTGCTGTAGGATTTTTAAACTATCTAGGTCTTATTCCTCTTGCTTCATCCATCCAAATTGCAGGAATTGTCTCTAAAAATGCATCTCTTATTACACTCGGTGAAGGACTTGCAGACCCAATGACAAGATTATGGATTGCTCTTGCAATTACAATCTTAATGTGGATTGTAGAATTACTTGGTATCGACAAACTAAAATGGGTATTAAGACTCATTATCTACATCCCTCTTGTAATAACGGGTATTGCAATCGTGATATTCTTTATTAAAAGCGGTGATTCATCTTTTAACGTAATTTTTGGGGCAAATGCTTACCAATCGGTGCATGAACTTGCAACAAAACTTAATATAAAAGACTCATTTCTATCGCCGGGACAGGCAATGCAGGGTATGCTTCTTTCAGTTCTGTGGGCATACACTGCAGTTGAGGCGGTTTCATATGTAGGTTCCGAAGTTAAAACACCAAGGCTCTCATATATGCGAGGAATGATTTTAGGACTTCTTGCAGTTGGGCTACTTTACATTCTAAATGCTGTTGCAGTCTATAGGTCTTTTGGCTATGATTTTATTACAGAGTATAGTTGGCTTTACTACAACCATTTTGATGAATTAAAGGCTGCCCTTGGGACAACTCCACCTGCACCTTCAATTCCATTCTATGCAGCAATCATCGGTAAAAATACTGCATTTTCGATTATTCTCGGTATTGGGTATTTCCTATGGTATATTAACACTTCGATGATTATCTGGATGGCTGCAGTAAGAGGTATATTTGCAATGGCATTTGATAGGATGCTTCCATTGAAACTAACAGAAATAGGACCACTTGGTTCTCCAACATGGGCAAACCATTTAGTTGGTATAGTTGCAATCATTGGTGTTTTTATTGGCTTAGGAGACTCATTAGGAGTTGGCCTTTCTTCTGCTATGCTTGCTTTAGAAGATTTCACTTGCCTCTTATTCATTTGGCCATTAGGACTTGCAGCAATGTTTTTACCATTTGCTCGTCCTGATCTATATGAAAAATCAATCTTCCAATATAAATTGGGAAAGATACCTGTTATTTCAATTCTTGGTGCAATTACCTTTGCAATCGGCTGGTGGATGATGCTTAACGTAACAACAGAGCAAAACATTTTAGCGATGGTTCTTACAACACTTCTTATTCTTGTTGGACTTTTATTTGTCTTGTTCATGTGGTGGAAAAATAGAGAAGAAGGCGTTGACCCCAACAAGATATTTAAGGAAATTCCACCCGCATAA
- a CDS encoding ArsA family ATPase, with product MQTYFFIGKGGVGKTTISASYAVGLADEGYKTLIISIDPAHNLGDALNKDVFGKLVNVDKNLDATEVDIDKMIVNYLDEMSKKMKNTYKYLSVLNIDRYFDILRNSPGIEEYVTLEAIKRFINTNYSCIVFDTPPTGITLRVFAMPRISTVWTNSLINMRRRILSRRAMVENIKGPIEDEINGEIVKIASKESEDPVMQELFAYKKDMVNLMEMFSSSDNFVSVVTMAEELAFAESKRIRDSLRENNIKLRRIYLNKYLYIENPPEQLFGKIGEQKRVVEKMKSEFTEIEVKEVPLLSESPRGVKQLKEIYKKYIL from the coding sequence ATGCAAACTTATTTTTTTATAGGAAAAGGTGGAGTTGGAAAGACAACAATATCGGCTTCTTATGCAGTGGGTCTTGCTGATGAGGGCTATAAAACTCTTATTATTTCAATTGATCCTGCACACAACTTAGGAGATGCGCTTAACAAAGATGTATTTGGTAAGCTTGTAAATGTAGATAAAAACCTTGATGCAACAGAAGTTGATATTGATAAAATGATTGTTAACTATCTTGATGAGATGTCCAAAAAAATGAAAAATACTTACAAGTACCTTTCGGTTTTGAATATTGATAGATATTTTGACATATTGAGAAATTCCCCTGGTATAGAAGAATACGTAACTCTTGAAGCTATTAAAAGATTCATTAATACTAATTATTCTTGTATTGTGTTTGATACGCCACCAACAGGTATCACATTACGTGTTTTTGCAATGCCTAGGATCTCTACTGTTTGGACTAATAGCCTTATCAATATGAGGAGAAGAATTCTTTCAAGAAGAGCAATGGTTGAGAACATAAAAGGACCAATAGAAGATGAAATTAACGGAGAAATAGTAAAAATAGCTTCAAAAGAAAGTGAAGACCCTGTGATGCAGGAACTTTTTGCCTATAAAAAAGATATGGTAAATTTGATGGAGATGTTTTCTTCTTCTGATAATTTTGTAAGCGTAGTTACAATGGCAGAAGAACTTGCTTTTGCCGAGAGTAAAAGAATAAGAGATTCTCTAAGAGAAAATAACATTAAACTAAGGAGAATTTATTTGAATAAGTATCTGTATATTGAAAATCCACCTGAACAACTTTTTGGGAAAATTGGTGAGCAAAAAAGAGTTGTAGAAAAAATGAAAAGTGAATTTACAGAAATTGAGGTAAAAGAGGTGCCTTTACTAAGCGAATCCCCCAGAGGGGTGAAGCAGTTAAAAGAAATTTACAAAAAATACATTTTATAA
- a CDS encoding LytTR family DNA-binding domain-containing protein: MDIRAIIVDDEEPAREEIKNALQHFPEIKVIGVFDDVINAFNFISNNVVDVIFLDINMPGISGIKFVSQSKEIENFPYVVFVTAYAEYAVDAFEIGALDYILKPVDEARLAKTVIKLRGFLNSRTTTRENFIIGVSNGELIPVKLKDIDYFFVEKNKLFFKKGKDVFYVKGISLQEVEDRLKDFGFFRINKEYVINLSKISKVIPWFKGKYIIEIQNGDKLPLSPHRQKYFRDILKF, from the coding sequence GTGGATATTAGAGCAATTATCGTTGACGATGAGGAACCTGCAAGAGAAGAGATAAAAAATGCACTTCAACATTTCCCAGAAATTAAAGTAATAGGTGTGTTTGATGATGTAATTAATGCTTTTAATTTTATTTCCAACAACGTTGTTGATGTAATCTTTTTAGACATAAACATGCCAGGGATCTCTGGGATAAAGTTTGTATCCCAATCTAAAGAAATCGAGAATTTTCCTTATGTGGTTTTTGTTACTGCCTATGCGGAGTATGCAGTCGATGCTTTTGAAATAGGTGCCTTGGATTACATACTTAAGCCTGTTGATGAGGCTAGACTTGCAAAAACTGTAATTAAACTTAGAGGTTTTTTAAACAGTAGAACAACTACTAGGGAAAACTTTATTATTGGTGTATCAAACGGCGAGTTGATACCTGTAAAACTTAAAGATATTGATTACTTTTTTGTTGAAAAGAATAAACTCTTTTTTAAAAAAGGTAAAGATGTTTTTTACGTTAAAGGGATAAGTCTACAAGAAGTAGAAGATAGGTTAAAGGATTTTGGTTTCTTTAGGATAAATAAGGAGTATGTAATAAATCTGTCTAAGATATCTAAAGTGATTCCATGGTTTAAGGGTAAATACATTATTGAGATACAAAATGGTGATAAATTGCCGCTTTCTCCCCATAGACAGAAGTATTTTAGAGACATTTTAAAATTTTGA
- a CDS encoding phosphoesterase, whose protein sequence is MKIFFSVDVHGATTVWRKWISAVSIYNADVLILSGDLTGKVLVPLIEQDDKSFKASYFGRTWMLKTEDEIKDFEEKLSNAGAYYVRVKKDELQNLKDSPDEVKKIMENEMVKRIRNWLELLVEKVDTKKIMTIVMPGNDDEFVIDPVIKEFESLGIIYPLDKILEIEGHEVVSFEYVNPTPWDTPREKDDRVILKMIEDKISQLKDPGNAIFNFHAPPFNTSIDLAPKLDKNLRLVGGLDGVKFVHVGSKGVRSAIEKYQPVLGLHGHIHESSGFEKIGKTLCLNPGSEYGEGLLRGYIIEISKTQVENYFKIQG, encoded by the coding sequence ATGAAAATATTTTTTTCTGTTGATGTCCACGGCGCAACAACCGTTTGGAGAAAATGGATTTCAGCTGTTTCAATATACAATGCTGATGTTTTAATACTATCAGGTGATTTAACGGGAAAAGTGCTTGTCCCACTTATTGAACAGGATGATAAAAGTTTCAAAGCAAGTTATTTTGGGAGAACTTGGATGCTTAAAACAGAAGATGAAATTAAAGACTTTGAAGAAAAACTCTCAAATGCCGGTGCATACTATGTAAGAGTTAAAAAAGATGAACTACAGAATCTAAAAGATAGCCCAGACGAAGTTAAGAAAATCATGGAAAATGAAATGGTAAAAAGAATTAGAAACTGGCTTGAACTCTTAGTTGAAAAGGTAGATACGAAGAAAATAATGACAATCGTAATGCCAGGTAACGACGATGAGTTTGTTATAGACCCTGTAATAAAAGAATTTGAAAGCCTTGGAATTATTTATCCGCTTGATAAAATTCTTGAGATAGAAGGGCATGAAGTTGTGAGCTTTGAATACGTTAACCCCACCCCATGGGATACTCCAAGAGAAAAAGACGATAGAGTTATACTAAAAATGATCGAAGACAAAATTTCACAACTTAAAGATCCAGGAAATGCAATTTTTAACTTCCATGCACCTCCATTCAACACATCAATTGATCTAGCACCAAAACTTGATAAAAACCTCAGGTTAGTAGGTGGTTTAGATGGTGTTAAATTTGTCCATGTAGGCTCCAAAGGTGTAAGAAGTGCTATTGAAAAATACCAACCTGTTCTTGGCTTGCACGGACACATACACGAATCTTCTGGATTTGAAAAAATTGGAAAAACCCTTTGTTTAAACCCAGGTTCAGAATATGGTGAGGGACTTTTAAGAGGATACATCATTGAAATATCAAAAACTCAAGTAGAAAATTACTTTAAAATACAAGGATAG
- a CDS encoding carbon starvation protein A, with product MTLLIALVGAIFYVFFYFTYGKNLEKSVVRADKDRETPAVRLRDNVDFVPANKFVLFGHHFASIAGAGPIVGPAIAVVWGWLPALLWVWFGNLLIGSVHDYLSLMASVRYDGKSIQWVAGELMGEGVKYTFELYVYFAMILVIAAFMGVFGPLASSTPEIFTTSVLFLVAAIIEGLLLYKTKLPFSVSTIIGIVMTLLSIVLGFVYPWKLSLDALYWLQLIYIIFAAALPVWILLQPRDYLNSFILWGGVILGAIAAVIVFKPFNWPVFTSFSANVVSPKVPSPFWPTVPLVIACGALSGFHSIVGSGTSSKQLDNELSGLFVGYGGMFMEGMLSTIVITSIAAFGMGVINGFADAIKTANANFDPAQLTNPSYMAQFGNAIINLKTADGKAIVGGPGGLFTKSFGQLLYNALRIPVKIGTIFGGLWLSAFVLTTLDTTNRLARYAFQELVEPVKKASVGLYEFLHNRWVGSIIAAALGFFLIKYGGNAYTALWAGFAGTNQLLASIAMLTAANWVKRVQKASAGTLALVLIPALFLWITVFIALIWYLFKVVPTYPGAIAVILGIFVVVMLILDIILVVNFFATYNKEYKPAKKAA from the coding sequence ATGACATTGCTCATTGCATTGGTCGGAGCAATTTTTTATGTTTTCTTCTACTTTACTTATGGAAAGAATTTGGAGAAAAGTGTTGTAAGAGCTGATAAAGATAGAGAAACTCCTGCAGTAAGATTAAGAGACAACGTAGATTTTGTTCCTGCAAATAAATTTGTCTTATTTGGGCACCATTTTGCATCAATTGCTGGTGCGGGTCCAATTGTTGGTCCAGCAATTGCAGTCGTTTGGGGTTGGCTTCCTGCCTTGTTGTGGGTGTGGTTTGGTAATCTTTTAATTGGCTCTGTTCATGATTATCTTTCCCTTATGGCATCGGTAAGATACGATGGAAAATCGATCCAGTGGGTTGCAGGAGAACTCATGGGCGAAGGTGTGAAATATACCTTTGAGTTGTATGTTTACTTTGCAATGATTCTTGTTATTGCAGCCTTTATGGGTGTATTTGGGCCTCTTGCAAGTAGCACTCCAGAGATCTTTACAACATCAGTTCTATTTTTGGTTGCGGCTATAATTGAAGGTCTATTACTCTATAAAACAAAACTTCCATTTAGTGTTTCAACAATTATAGGCATTGTAATGACTTTGCTTTCTATTGTATTAGGCTTCGTATACCCATGGAAGCTTAGCCTTGATGCTCTTTACTGGTTACAGCTCATTTACATCATCTTTGCGGCCGCACTCCCTGTATGGATACTTCTTCAACCAAGAGATTACTTAAATTCATTTATTCTTTGGGGTGGAGTAATCTTGGGTGCAATTGCAGCAGTTATTGTGTTTAAGCCATTTAACTGGCCAGTATTTACGAGTTTTTCAGCAAATGTAGTTTCTCCAAAAGTGCCCTCACCTTTCTGGCCAACGGTGCCACTTGTTATTGCATGCGGTGCTCTTTCAGGATTTCACTCAATTGTTGGTTCTGGAACAAGTTCAAAGCAGCTTGATAACGAACTTTCTGGTTTGTTTGTTGGATATGGCGGCATGTTCATGGAAGGTATGCTTTCTACAATAGTTATTACTTCTATTGCTGCTTTTGGTATGGGAGTTATAAATGGTTTTGCTGATGCAATTAAGACTGCTAATGCAAATTTTGATCCAGCTCAGTTAACAAATCCATCCTATATGGCTCAATTTGGTAATGCTATCATTAACCTAAAAACGGCAGATGGTAAAGCAATAGTGGGTGGCCCAGGAGGACTATTTACAAAATCGTTTGGACAACTTCTTTATAATGCGTTACGTATCCCCGTAAAGATTGGCACAATCTTTGGAGGGCTTTGGCTTTCTGCGTTTGTTTTAACAACTCTTGACACAACAAATAGACTTGCAAGGTACGCCTTCCAGGAACTCGTTGAACCAGTTAAAAAAGCATCAGTTGGCCTTTATGAGTTTTTGCACAATAGATGGGTTGGCTCTATTATCGCAGCAGCCTTAGGATTTTTCTTAATTAAATACGGTGGTAATGCTTATACTGCTCTTTGGGCAGGCTTTGCAGGAACTAACCAACTTTTAGCCTCAATTGCAATGCTTACTGCAGCAAACTGGGTGAAGAGAGTTCAAAAAGCTTCTGCTGGGACGTTAGCGCTCGTCCTTATTCCTGCACTTTTCCTCTGGATTACAGTGTTCATAGCCTTGATATGGTACCTATTTAAAGTAGTTCCTACCTATCCAGGAGCTATAGCAGTGATTTTGGGTATATTTGTTGTGGTAATGCTTATCCTTGACATCATTCTTGTTGTTAACTTCTTTGCAACCTACAATAAGGAGTATAAGCCTGCTAAAAAGGCTGCATAA